CTGATTATGTAATCCAGCCCTAGTTCAGGTTGTCTGATTATGTAGCTCAGCCCTGGTTCAGGTTGTCTGATTATGTAATCCAGTCCTGGTTCAGGTTGTCTGATTATGTAGCTCAGCCCTGGTTCAGGTTGTCTGATTGCTGCTGCAGGAGTTTGCCGGTGAGGGTTTGCGTACTCTAGTTCTGGCCTATAAGGATCTGGATGAGGAGTATTTCTCTGAGTGGAAACAGCGCCATCATCAGGCCAGCACAGCACTAGACGGTCGTGAAGACAAACTCAATCTGCTCTATGAGGAGATAGAGAAGGACCTGCTGGTATGTATACGCAAATATTACACAGgactaacacacacaatacacacattcaGACTTACAAAGGACTAACACACTCAcgatacacacatactctcatacacaTGCATGAATGCACAGAAGCAAATACTACTATAGTGCTATCGAGTTTGATAATGTGTTAAATTGGGTAAATGGGTTTATGTGTTTAGTGTAATTGTGTTAATGTGTTTAGTGTAATTGGAGCCACAGCTATAGAGGACAAACTGTAACCTGTCTGTTAATGTGTTTAGTGTAATTGGAGCCACAGCTATAGAGGACAAACTTTAACCTGTCTGTTAATGTCTTTAGTGTAATTGGAACCACAGCTATAGAGGACAAACTGTAACCTGTCTGTTAATGTCTTTAGTGTAATTGGAGCCACAGCTATAGAGGACAAACTGTAACCTTTCTGTTAATCTGTTTAGTGTAAATGGAGTCACAGCTATAGAGGACAAACTGTAACCTGTCTGTTAATGTGTTTAGTTGATTGGAGCCACAGCTATAGAGGACAAACTTTAACCTGTCTGTTAATGTGTTTAGTTGATTGGAGCCACAGCTATAGAGGACAAACTGTAACCTGTCTGTTAATGTGTGTAGTTGATTGGAGCCACAGGTATAGAGGACAAACTGTAACCTGTCTGTTAATGTCTTTAGTATAATTGGAGCCACAGCTATAGAGGACAAACTGTAACCTGTCTTTTAAGGTGTTTAGTGTAATTGGAGCCACAGCTATAGAGGACAAACTGTAACCTGTCTGTTAATGGGTGTAGTTGATTGGAGCCACAGCTATAGAGGACAAACTGCAAGACGGAGTGTCTCAGACCATCGAGCAGCTGGCGAAAGCTGACATCAAGATCTGGGTGCTGACAGGAGACAAGCAAGGTGACTGGCTCAGACACTCCACACCACCGCGTTTGCTCTGAGGGACCACAGACTCTCCCATAGCCCAGGGACTGGAGGGTCTCACTGCCTGATGAAGGTCACAGGGTCGATCAGCCTTTCCAGTGGATTTCATAGGTTACTTGTATAGACGATAGGAAAGTATATGTCAAAGTATATGCAAATGCAACAGGCATGTTTAGTATGAAACTGTCCTGGCAGTCCTGTCTGAAGAGGAACATAACCCAAAATAAAGAGAAGGTGCTTTATAGCATCGTCAACATGCACTTCCAGGCCTCCCAACACCAGCCTAGCAAACATGAGTCTACCAAACTGGTGTCACTCAAGACGCCGTTGCACTCCTGGACAACTTTCATCCTTCCCAGGCTGTTTTATGGCATCATGTAAACGTTTCTGCTCTGGTCGTGGAGGTCTGCATGGGCCCTGCTCTGTCTCAGCGTACTTCCTCTTCTTTTCTTAGAGACGGCCGAGAACATCGGCTACTCCTGCAATTTGCTGCGAGAGGAAATGGATGACATTTTCATCGTGGCCGCAGActcccccgaggacgtcaggcAGGAGCTGAGGTGCGTTGGATTCAAGTTTTACGTTTATGTGTCATTTGCACAGAATGGACAGGATATTCATGAACTGAAATGCATGTGGTGAGACACAGGAAAAACTCTCTACATCGATGTAGCACAAATAGACATATTGAACAAACTTAGTACTAAATATGTTAACGCGTGACACCTTGTGTAATATATGTCAGCACCAAGCTGACAGGGTTGGCAATGACACTTCTTCCATTGATCAACATATCAAATTATATCtcttgtgtttatgtttgtcTTATCAGAGATGCTCGTAAGAAAATGCATCCAGATTCAGGAGAGGACTCATTCTTTATCCCGGAGAGCATTCTGGGTAATGAGCCTAAAGTGGTACAAGACGAGAATGTGACTGGAGAATACGGCCTGGTCATCAACGGCCACAGCCtggtatgacacacacacacacacacacacacacacacacacacacacacacacacacacacacacacacacacacacacacacacacacacttttcccaCTGTGTGCACATGTCTTTCCAGGCATAtgctctagagggcagtatggAGCTGGAGTTCCTGCGGGTGGCCTGTATGTGTAAGACGGTGATCTGCTGTCGAGTAACTCCCCTGCAGAAGGCTCAGGTGGTAGAGCTCGTCAAGAAATACAAACAAGCCGTCACCCTCGCTATAGGAGACGGGGCTAATGACGTCAGCATGATTAAAGGTACTCACTGCAAAGGCACAGCAACATAATTTACATGTGCTTTAAGCCCAGAAAGATGTGACATTAATCAGAGACCAAAGGTCTTATGTGtctcccggtctctctctctccctgctgtagcTGCTCATATCGGGGTGGGCATCAGCGGTCAGGAGGGCATGCAGGCCGTGCTGGCCAGCGATTTCTCCTTCGCTCAGTTCCGCTACCTTCAGCGTCTCCTGCTGGTGCACGGCCGCTGGTCCTACCTGCGCATGTGCAAGTTCCTGCGCTACTTCTTCTACAAGaacttcaccttcaccttcgtGCACTTCTGGTTCGCCTTCTTCTGCGGCTTCTCCGCCCAGGTGAGGTCACTGCTGCACCGGTCAGTGAGGTCACAGTTGAACCCGGTGAGGTCACTACAAATTTAGCAAACGCCTCCTTTTTTTGGATGACACAGTAATGAAGCTGTAAACTGTAGATTCTTTCAAATGTATGCATAACTATGACATTGCTTTAtacatgtttttatttctgtgtgtatgttttatacatgtttatattttggtgtgcgtgtgcttgtttTATACATACTTATATTTcagtatgtatgtttgttttcttgtgTGTCGTTGTGCAGACAGTGTATGATGAGACCTTTATTGCACTCTATAATCTGATGTACACAGCACTTCCAGTACTGGGCATGGGTCTGTTCGACCAGGTACTGTGAAACAAACATCCTGTCCAACAACAAACACCCCAATTTATAATAAACACCCCATTTATTGACATTGTCTTGTCATATGTTGACATTACAAGTCAGAAACTaaagagatttttttttactatgtTGACAGTTTCTTAGGAGTGCTATTGTTCTCAGTTAAAGTTAAAAGGTTAATGGTAACTTAACCATGAGCTCATTTATGAATTTATGACTAACATATTTCAAGACATGGGCAGGAGATGATACATACCAGTTTATGCTGTATCACTCCAAAGTCTCTTACAGTATATGTATCATCTGCCCTTTGGTCAAAACTGGGTCAGTCGTGACAAATAAAGGTTAACACAGCAGACCCAGGGTGAAGTTTAACACAGCAGACCCAGGGTGAAGTTTAACACAGCAGACCCAGGGTGAAGTTTAACACAGCAGACCTAGGGTGAAGGTTAACACAGCAGACCCAGGGTGATAAACTTGGCTATGGTAATACTTGCATGGCCTATTAGCTTCATTTCAGAAGTGATTCTCCAATGTGAATAAGTAATGAAGCTCCTGAATTGAAGTGAAGTGAAATGAACTGAGCTGAACTGAGTGACTCCCTGCTTGTCCAGGACGTGAGTGACGGATGGAGTCTGGAGTTCCCTCAGCTCTATGAACCGGGCCAGCGGAACCTCTACTTCAGTAAGGGCGCCTTCATCAAGTGCGCCCTCCACAGCTGCTATAGCTCCCTTGTGCTTTTCTTTGTCCCCTACGCCACCGTGCACGACAGCGTGCGCACAGATGGCCGTGACATCGCCGACCACCAGTCCTTCGCTTTGCTTACCCAGACGTGCCTCgcggtgactgtgtgtgtccaggtgagaTCCGTCAGGAAGCGTCtcaaacctctctctctttggCCTCTGCAGACACTTCAAATTGTCATTGTTTAAATCTAAAGGCTGAGCACTTCAGCCTGTAGCTGAAAAGCCCCATGACAATTCTGAGGTTTTAACGATGGAACATTGTGTTTATCTCCTCTCTGATCCTTTCCCGTCTCCTCCCTTCATCCTCacttctccccccctctcctcctctccccttcctcttccttctCCGCTCCCGTCCTCTCTGTGGTAGTTGGGGTTGGACCTGTCCTACTGGACGGCGGTGAATCACCTGTTTGTGTGGGGCAGTCTGGGCATGTACTTCCTGGTCACCTTTACCATGCAGAGTGACAGTCTGCACAGGCTACACGCCTCCTCCTTCCCTTTCGTAGGTGAGTGGGACCAGCGCCACCCACCCGTACATGGAGCAAAGGCACAAAAGCACACCCAgtgacacagtgtgtgtgtgtgtgtttgtgggacaGGTACATCTCGGAACTGTCTGGACCAAGTGAGTGTGTGGCTGACGGTGCTGCTCACAGCGGTACTGTGTGTGCTGCCTGTGGTGCTCCACCGCTTCCTGTTCATGGAGCTGAAGCCCACCATCAATGACAaggtacacacaactacacacaactacacacaactacacacaactacactacTGAACCCCACCATCAATGACAaggtacacacaactacacacaactacacacaactacacacaactacactacTGAACCCCACCATCAATGACAaggtacacacaactacacacaactacacacaactacacacaactacactacTGAACCCCACCATCAATGACAaggtacacacaactacacacaactacacacaactacacaactacactacTGAACCCCACCATCAATGACAaggtacacacaactacacacaactacacacaactacacaactacactacTGAACCCCACCATCAATGACAaggtacacacaactacacacaactacacaactacacaactacactacTGAACCCCACCATCAATGACAaggtacacacaactacacacaactacacacaactacacacaactacacaaccacacacaactacacacaactacacaactacactacTGAACCCCACCATCAATGACAaggtacacacaactacacacaactacacaactacacacaactacacaactacactacTGAACCCCACCATCAATGACAaggtacacacaactacacacaactacacacaactacacaactacactacTGAACCCCACCATCAATGACAaggtacacacaactacacacaactacacaactacacacaactacactacTGAACCCCACCATCAATGACAaggtacacacaactacacacaactacacaactacactacTGAACCCCACCATCAATGACAaggtacacacaactacacacaactacacaactacacacaactacacaactacactacTGAACCCCACCATCAATGACAaggtacacacaactacacacaactacacaactacactacTGAACCCCACCATCAATGACAaggtacacacaactacacacaactacacaactacactacTGAACCCCACCATCAATGACAaggtacacacaactacactacTGAACCCCACCATCAATGACAaggtacacacaactacacacaactacactacTGAACCCCACCATCAATGACAaggtacacacaactacacacaactacacaactacactacTGAACCCCACCATCAATGACAAGGTACATACaactacacacaactacacaactacactacTGAACCCCACCATCAATGACAaggtacacacaactacacacactacacaactacactacTGAACCCCACCATCAATGACAaggtacacacaactacacacactacacaactacactacTGAACCCCACCATCAGTGACAaggtacacacaactacacacactacacaactacactacTGAACCCCACCATCAATGACAAGGTACACACAACTATACACAACTACACTACTGAACCCCACCATCAGTGACAaggtacacacaactacacacaactacacaactacacacaactacacaactacactacTGAACCCCACCATCAATGACAaggtacacacaactacacacaactacacacaactacacaactacactacTGAACCCCACCATCAATGACAaggtacacacaactacacaactacacaactacactacTGAACCCCACCATCAATGACAaggtacacacaactacacacaactacacaactacacacaactacacaactacactacTGAACCCCACCATCAATGACAaggtacacacaactacacacaactacacaactacactacTGAACCCCACCATCAATGACAaggtacacacaactacacaactacactacTGAACCCCACCATCAATGACAaggtacacacaactacacacaactacacaactacactacTGAACCCCACCATCAATGACAaggtacacacaactacacacaactacactacTGAACCCCACCATCAATGACAaggtacacacaactacacacaactacacacaactacactacTGAACCCCACCATCAATGACAaggtacacacaactacacacaactacacaactacactacTGAACCCCACCATCAATGACAAGGTACATACaactacacacaactacacaactacactacTGAACCCCACCATCAATGACAaggtacacacaactacacacactacacaactacactacTGAACCCCACCATCAATGACAaggtacacacaactacacacactacacaactacactacTGAACCCCACCATCAGTGACAaggtacacacaactacacacactacacaactacactacTGAACCCCACCATCAATGACAAGGTACACACAACTATACACAACTACACTACTGAACCCCACCATCAGTGACAaggtacacacaactacacacaactacactacTGAACCCCACCATCAATGACAaggtacacacaactacacacactacacaactacactacTGAACCCCACCATCAATGACAaggtacacacaactacactacTGAACCTCACCATCAATGACAaggtacacacaactacacacaactacactacTGAACCCCACCATCAGTGACAAAGTACatatatggatggatggatggatagatgggtgggtggatgaatgggtgggtggatggaaaAATGGTTGAGTGGGTGTATGGACGGTTGAATGAGTGTATAGGAGTTTTGCTGAAGGGTCGTAACTGTCCCTGCTGATGCAGGTGAGGGTGAAGGTGCACCAGATGAAGGCCCAACCTCCTCCTCGTCGTCCCCGTGCCAGGATCCGCCGCAGCAGCACCCGTCGCTCTGGCTACGCTTTCTCTCATGCCCATGGCTATGGCGACCTAGTCACCTCCAATAGGTTCCTACGGCGACCGGTCCAGCGCTCCACGGGCTTCACCCCTGTGGGTCGCTCACCCGCCTTCAGGCCCGCAGGCCGCTCTGCCGGGTACAGCCCGAGTGGGCAAGAGCAGAGCCCCAAACAGGGCACAGAACCCACGGAACTGCAGCGGTACCGTACCGTGCTTGACTCTTCCTTCTGAAGGCGGGAAATGTTCAGCTCTGCGAACCAAATGAGAGTGAGGCATGGTGTTATGAAAATGATGTTTATTTGAGAATGGTGAATATATGTTTACAGTGCTGCTGTTGGTTATAAACAGCCGTCAAGCCTGTGCACACACTAACAGAGAAAGTATGGTgtgacacacataaacacacacacattatggtGCTTTTCCTTCCTTCCTGGGTCACTGCTACACTGATGTTGAGATGAACAGGCGGTGATGTCACAGAGCGATGATGTCATAAAACAATGATGTCCATGGAGGCACTCCTCTGCATTGGTCCAGGTCAGATTCATCAGAAAATTTGATTTCAGGGAGAAAACCAAGAACAGCACCATTTACCCATCCTGAGGATCCACTGGACCACACAGTTCCTCATCATTCTTGAGTCAGCTTATCGGCTCATTGCTAATTCATATTGACTCCTGATTCAGTTCTTCATAATTCCTATTCTGTTACTGAAGAG
The genomic region above belongs to Brachyhypopomus gauderio isolate BG-103 chromosome 3, BGAUD_0.2, whole genome shotgun sequence and contains:
- the atp8b5a gene encoding phospholipid-transporting ATPase ID codes for the protein MSFFGLDCVKKKERETERRIQANNREYNRSFRYATNAIKTSKYNLLTFLPLNLFEQFQRIANAYFLCLLVLQWIPAISSLSWFTTVVPLALVLIVTAVKDAIDDINRHKSDRQVNNRRAQVLIDGELRNEKWMNVQVGDIIKLENNQFVAADLLLLSSSEPLNLVYIETAELDGESNLKVKQALTVTGEMGGSIDALAAFKGEVCCEAPNNRLDRFVGTLVLGGQKHPLDNQCVLLRGCTLRNTDWCFGLVLFAGPETKLMQNCGKSSFKRTSIDRLMNVLVLFIFGFLVFMCTVLALGHGIWEHYEGSKVKAFVPQQENTGTALSSFLTFWSYIIILNTVVPISLYVSMEVIRLGNSYYINWDRQMFHAVSGTAAEARTTTLNEELGQIRYIFSDKTGTLTQNIMIFHKCSINGKAYGDIFDYSGQGYELSEDIMVDFSFNPLADPKFQFFDSSLLEAVKLQTEEVHNFFRLLAVCHTVMAEEKNNDLVYLAQSPDEGALVTAARNFGFVFRSRTPDSVCVVEMGVPCNYELLTILDFNNVRKRMSVIVRSPNGKLFLYCKGADTIIYERLHQSCSKLMEVTTEHLNEFAGEGLRTLVLAYKDLDEEYFSEWKQRHHQASTALDGREDKLNLLYEEIEKDLLLIGATAIEDKLQDGVSQTIEQLAKADIKIWVLTGDKQETAENIGYSCNLLREEMDDIFIVAADSPEDVRQELRDARKKMHPDSGEDSFFIPESILGNEPKVVQDENVTGEYGLVINGHSLAYALEGSMELEFLRVACMCKTVICCRVTPLQKAQVVELVKKYKQAVTLAIGDGANDVSMIKAAHIGVGISGQEGMQAVLASDFSFAQFRYLQRLLLVHGRWSYLRMCKFLRYFFYKNFTFTFVHFWFAFFCGFSAQTVYDETFIALYNLMYTALPVLGMGLFDQDVSDGWSLEFPQLYEPGQRNLYFSKGAFIKCALHSCYSSLVLFFVPYATVHDSVRTDGRDIADHQSFALLTQTCLAVTVCVQLGLDLSYWTAVNHLFVWGSLGMYFLVTFTMQSDSLHRLHASSFPFVGTSRNCLDQVSVWLTVLLTAVLCVLPVVLHRFLFMELKPTINDKVRVKVHQMKAQPPPRRPRARIRRSSTRRSGYAFSHAHGYGDLVTSNRFLRRPVQRSTGFTPVGRSPAFRPAGRSAGYSPSGQEQSPKQGTEPTELQRYRTVLDSSF